The Polaribacter tangerinus genome has a segment encoding these proteins:
- a CDS encoding SusC/RagA family TonB-linked outer membrane protein, translated as MKKHIVLLLLLVSSIGLSQIKITGTISDKKTGEKLPSVGILTSEKNGTTSNLNGEYSIVVTNKNSYLTFSYLGYKTVKIPVKNKTIIDVSLEEVETNLEEIIVTALGVNRRTKELGYAVQALNSSDINTIKTPNFSDNLTGKLAGVTVVQGATGVGSSSKITIRGEASFSNNNPLFIVDGTPINNNTVFNFTNDAAAGFQEIDFGNGAMEINTDDIATISVLKGQSAAAIYGARAANGVVVINTKNGTENEGLGIEINSGITFENAFRLPKFQNKYGQGNSGSFEFVDGLGGGINDNITYSWGPELDAENYITQFDSPVILANGTEVRAGDTSLYSNLLATPTLFKSHPNNLKKFYKTGISTTHNIAISNAFNNGNYRLSLTKLNNESIIPGVNLERKTAALKMNFYPSEKTAVRSSINYINTYSRNRPSNGYGSENVNYSLVAWGPRSLNIESLRNYWQPGLEGKQQYSFNYTFFDNPFFILHENTNSFGRDRVFGNVSFKHNFTTNLDVTIRTGIDYSSEKRVFKRNFSTNRFKNGAYAEHDVFYKEINTDFLINYAIKMSHFSLKTSFGGNRFDQNTANKQLQTLNLAQPGIFSLNNAASPIEAFQLNTKKRINSLFGIAKFSFKNYLFADITGRNDWSSALATPVSTANTSFFYPSFSTSLILSNLVKLPTKLSFAKIRASIAKVGNDTNPYQTSTAFVSQTPFNGAPTFSNQNFISNKNLLPEATTSYEVGTDIRFFNNRLFLDFTYYKSITKNQIISLPIPVSSGYQQQVVNGGKVVNTGLEIILNSELLKTPNFNWNTTFNFDTNRAIIKKLPQENGRLTLAYSSIYNSANQTVWFQVEEGGRIGDMYGTGYKKNENGVFLIDDEGRFIADNNLKKIGNYNPDFTLGWNNRFTYKNWSASFLLDWRNGGEIVSRTRALGNVGGQLAETSNRPTEGIIADGVHVNTGLQNTIAVSAESYYRQFYDRNHEENNVYDASFVKLRQFAIGYNFPLKKGLFGLHKSTNINFSFIGNNIFVITENPHFDPEQLAVQGNGFVSGVEDMSYATTRSLGFKIGLNF; from the coding sequence ATGAAAAAACACATCGTGTTACTACTATTACTTGTTTCTAGCATTGGTTTATCACAAATAAAAATAACTGGAACAATTTCAGATAAAAAAACAGGAGAAAAACTCCCCTCTGTTGGTATCTTAACTTCAGAAAAAAATGGCACAACCTCAAATCTAAACGGAGAATATAGTATTGTTGTAACTAACAAAAATAGCTACTTAACTTTTTCTTATCTAGGATATAAAACGGTTAAAATACCGGTAAAAAATAAAACAATAATTGATGTATCCTTAGAAGAAGTTGAAACCAATTTAGAGGAAATCATAGTTACAGCTCTTGGTGTAAATAGAAGAACAAAAGAATTAGGTTATGCAGTACAAGCACTAAATTCTTCGGATATAAACACAATAAAAACACCAAATTTTTCAGATAATTTAACTGGTAAACTTGCGGGTGTTACAGTTGTTCAAGGAGCAACTGGCGTGGGTTCTTCTTCTAAAATAACCATTCGAGGAGAAGCTTCCTTTTCTAACAACAATCCTCTTTTTATTGTAGATGGAACTCCTATAAATAATAATACCGTTTTTAATTTTACTAATGATGCTGCAGCTGGTTTTCAAGAAATTGATTTTGGAAATGGTGCTATGGAAATAAATACAGATGATATTGCTACTATTTCTGTGCTAAAAGGGCAAAGTGCCGCAGCAATATATGGAGCCCGAGCAGCCAATGGTGTAGTGGTAATTAACACAAAAAATGGTACTGAAAATGAAGGTTTAGGAATTGAAATTAATAGCGGTATTACTTTTGAAAATGCATTTCGCTTACCAAAGTTTCAAAATAAATACGGACAAGGAAACTCTGGTAGTTTTGAATTTGTAGATGGTTTAGGAGGCGGAATTAACGATAACATAACTTATTCTTGGGGGCCAGAATTGGATGCAGAAAACTATATTACTCAGTTCGACAGTCCTGTTATTTTAGCAAACGGAACCGAAGTTAGAGCAGGAGACACTTCTTTGTATAGCAATTTATTGGCAACACCTACATTGTTTAAATCGCATCCAAATAATCTAAAAAAATTTTATAAAACAGGTATTTCTACAACTCATAATATTGCCATTAGTAACGCCTTTAATAACGGAAATTACAGATTGTCTTTAACCAAACTTAACAATGAATCAATTATTCCTGGTGTAAATTTAGAGCGAAAAACAGCTGCACTAAAAATGAACTTTTATCCATCAGAAAAAACAGCAGTAAGAAGCAGCATTAACTACATAAATACCTATAGTAGAAATAGACCTTCGAATGGATATGGCAGCGAAAACGTAAACTATTCTCTTGTTGCTTGGGGACCAAGATCTTTAAATATAGAAAGTCTTAGAAATTATTGGCAACCGGGTTTAGAAGGAAAACAACAATATTCATTTAACTACACTTTTTTTGATAATCCATTTTTTATCTTACATGAAAACACCAATAGTTTTGGTAGAGATAGGGTTTTTGGAAATGTTTCTTTTAAACATAATTTTACAACTAATTTAGATGTAACGATAAGAACAGGTATCGATTACTCTTCGGAAAAAAGAGTTTTTAAAAGAAACTTTAGCACTAATAGGTTTAAAAACGGTGCTTATGCAGAACATGATGTGTTTTACAAAGAAATAAATACCGATTTTCTAATTAATTACGCTATTAAAATGAGTCATTTTTCTCTAAAAACCTCTTTTGGGGGAAATAGATTTGACCAAAATACCGCCAATAAACAATTACAAACTTTAAACTTAGCACAACCTGGTATTTTTAGTTTAAACAATGCAGCTTCTCCTATTGAAGCATTTCAATTGAATACAAAAAAGAGAATAAATTCGTTGTTTGGCATAGCAAAATTTTCTTTTAAGAATTATCTTTTTGCGGATATTACAGGTAGAAACGATTGGTCTAGCGCGCTTGCCACTCCTGTTTCTACGGCCAACACCTCCTTTTTTTACCCATCATTTTCTACTAGTCTTATTCTCTCTAACCTTGTAAAATTACCAACCAAGCTTTCTTTTGCAAAAATTAGAGCAAGTATTGCAAAAGTTGGGAACGATACAAATCCATATCAAACATCTACGGCATTTGTGTCTCAAACTCCTTTTAATGGAGCGCCAACTTTTAGCAATCAAAATTTTATATCAAATAAAAACTTACTACCAGAAGCTACGACCTCTTATGAAGTTGGAACTGATATACGCTTTTTTAACAATCGACTATTCTTAGATTTTACCTACTATAAGTCTATTACTAAAAATCAAATAATTTCTTTACCAATTCCTGTTTCATCCGGATATCAACAACAAGTTGTAAACGGAGGAAAAGTTGTAAATACAGGACTTGAAATAATACTTAATAGTGAACTACTAAAAACACCCAATTTTAATTGGAACACCACCTTTAATTTTGACACTAATAGGGCAATTATTAAAAAATTACCTCAAGAAAATGGTCGTTTAACGTTAGCATATAGTAGTATTTATAACAGTGCAAATCAAACCGTATGGTTTCAGGTAGAAGAAGGTGGTAGAATTGGTGATATGTATGGCACAGGTTATAAAAAAAATGAAAATGGCGTATTTTTAATTGATGATGAAGGACGCTTTATTGCAGACAATAACTTAAAAAAAATAGGTAATTATAATCCTGATTTTACCTTAGGATGGAACAACCGATTTACCTATAAAAACTGGAGTGCTAGTTTTCTTTTAGATTGGAGAAATGGTGGTGAAATTGTTTCTAGAACCAGAGCCTTGGGAAATGTTGGAGGTCAGCTTGCAGAAACTTCTAATAGACCAACTGAAGGAATTATTGCAGATGGAGTTCATGTAAATACTGGCTTACAAAATACCATTGCTGTAAGTGCAGAAAGCTATTACAGGCAATTTTATGACAGAAATCATGAAGAAAATAATGTGTATGACGCTTCTTTTGTAAAATTAAGACAATTTGCAATTGGTTACAACTTTCCATTAAAAAAAGGATTATTTGGACTTCATAAGTCTACTAATATCAATTTTTCTTTTATTGGAAATAACATTTTTGTAATTACAGAAAATCCGCATTTCGATCCTGAACAATTGGCTGTTCAAGGAAATGGTTTTGTAAGTGGTGTAGAAGACATGAGTTATGCAACTACAAGAAGTTTAGGTTTTAAAATTGGATTAAATTTTTAA
- a CDS encoding DUF2064 domain-containing protein, with product MKNKTAILIFANSAQKEVERKSFLSYDVLAELNNQTIKTVQKAGIDYFHFSENNQVGANFAERFCNAISTVFNKGYKHIITIGNDSPQLKTKHLTASKKELEAHKNVIGPSNDGGFYLLGIHQKDFNKEEFLGFLWQTSQLQKSLISFFKKNQLSFTRLKSLNDLDSKHDLKLFLNCKKSISKKLHTLFLTLTFISKGFCTKLQHTLIHRYNSFIFNKGSPNFI from the coding sequence TTGAAAAATAAAACTGCCATATTAATATTTGCTAATTCTGCTCAAAAAGAAGTAGAGAGAAAATCGTTTCTCTCGTACGACGTTCTTGCCGAGTTGAATAATCAGACTATTAAAACAGTTCAAAAAGCAGGAATAGACTACTTTCATTTTAGCGAAAACAATCAAGTTGGTGCTAATTTTGCAGAGCGATTTTGCAATGCTATAAGTACAGTTTTTAATAAAGGGTACAAACATATTATAACCATTGGAAATGATTCTCCACAATTAAAAACCAAACATCTTACAGCTTCGAAAAAAGAATTAGAGGCTCATAAAAATGTAATCGGCCCCTCAAATGACGGTGGTTTTTATTTATTAGGAATTCATCAAAAAGATTTTAATAAAGAGGAGTTTTTAGGCTTTTTATGGCAAACTTCCCAGCTTCAAAAAAGCCTCATATCCTTTTTTAAAAAAAACCAGTTGTCTTTTACACGCTTAAAATCGTTAAATGATTTAGATTCTAAGCATGATTTAAAATTATTTTTAAATTGTAAAAAGTCAATTTCTAAAAAATTACATACGCTTTTTTTAACGCTAACCTTTATCTCTAAAGGCTTTTGCACCAAATTACAACATACTTTAATTCACCGTTATAATTCCTTTATTTTTAATAAAGGATCACCCAATTTTATATAA
- the arsS gene encoding arsenosugar biosynthesis radical SAM (seleno)protein ArsS (Some members of this family are selenoproteins.), with protein sequence MKKSLKARNNDIANTSKQLEILSNGIFANGELPTFAEKIKETNQFPLRPKKLEILQINLGYMCNQVCEHCHVDAGPDRKEIMTKETMQQCLNIIKKTAAHTLDLTGGAPEMNPNFRWFVEEAAKAGIKDFIVRSNLTIIRANKKYYDLPAFFKKHNVHVVSSMPHWTRGKTDKQRGDGVFDKSIKALQELNAVGYGMPNSNLKLDLVYNPSGAFLPGDQKALENDFKKALLADFSINFHQLFAITNLPISRFLDYLIASDNYEDYMHSLLDAYNPAAVANVMCTNTISISWDGWLYDCDFNQMLNLKVASKVKHVADYNEELLQNRNIIINQHCYGCTAGAGSSCQGVVA encoded by the coding sequence ATGAAAAAATCTTTAAAAGCAAGAAATAACGATATTGCCAATACTTCTAAACAACTAGAAATACTCTCTAATGGTATTTTTGCAAATGGAGAATTACCAACATTTGCAGAAAAAATAAAGGAAACTAATCAGTTTCCGCTACGTCCAAAAAAACTAGAAATTCTTCAAATAAACCTTGGTTATATGTGCAATCAGGTTTGTGAACATTGCCACGTTGATGCAGGACCGGATAGGAAAGAAATAATGACTAAAGAAACTATGCAGCAATGTTTAAATATTATAAAAAAAACAGCTGCTCATACTTTAGATTTAACGGGTGGAGCGCCAGAAATGAATCCGAATTTTAGATGGTTTGTAGAAGAGGCAGCTAAAGCAGGAATAAAAGATTTTATAGTGCGTTCTAACCTTACCATAATTAGAGCGAATAAAAAATACTACGATTTACCTGCGTTTTTTAAAAAACATAATGTTCATGTAGTTTCTTCGATGCCTCATTGGACTCGAGGAAAAACAGACAAACAACGTGGAGATGGAGTTTTTGACAAATCGATAAAAGCACTGCAAGAATTAAATGCGGTTGGTTACGGAATGCCAAATTCTAACTTAAAATTAGATTTGGTTTACAATCCTTCAGGGGCCTTTTTACCTGGCGATCAAAAGGCGTTAGAAAACGATTTTAAAAAAGCACTTTTAGCAGACTTTTCTATAAATTTTCATCAACTTTTTGCAATTACCAACTTACCAATTAGTCGTTTTTTAGATTATTTAATTGCCTCAGACAACTACGAAGATTACATGCACTCACTTTTAGATGCATACAACCCAGCTGCAGTTGCTAATGTAATGTGTACAAATACTATTTCTATAAGTTGGGATGGGTGGTTGTATGACTGCGATTTTAATCAAATGCTAAACTTAAAAGTAGCTAGTAAAGTAAAACATGTGGCAGATTATAATGAAGAATTGTTACAGAATAGAAATATTATTATAAATCAACATTGCTATGGCTGTACTGCAGGTGCAGGAAGTAGCTGCCAAGGAGTTGTTGCTTAA
- a CDS encoding arsenosugar biosynthesis-associated peroxidase-like protein: MSKNYYDAADLRKFGKITEWSEELGSKFFDYYGKVFEEGALTAREKSLIALAVAHTEQCPYCIDAYTKDGLQRGVTKEEMMEAIHVGAAIKSGATLVHGVQMMNKVNKLEM, translated from the coding sequence ATGTCTAAAAATTATTACGATGCAGCCGACTTAAGAAAGTTCGGAAAAATAACAGAATGGAGTGAAGAATTAGGGTCTAAATTTTTTGATTACTACGGTAAAGTATTCGAAGAAGGTGCTTTAACAGCTAGAGAAAAATCTTTAATAGCTTTGGCAGTTGCTCATACAGAGCAATGCCCCTATTGTATTGATGCCTACACAAAAGATGGTTTGCAACGTGGGGTTACGAAAGAAGAAATGATGGAAGCAATTCATGTGGGTGCCGCCATAAAAAGTGGCGCTACATTAGTACACGGAGTTCAAATGATGAACAAAGTGAATAAGCTAGAAATGTAA
- a CDS encoding DUF547 domain-containing protein — protein sequence MKKILLIFVFLVINQLSAQTEIFDTLLQKYVSESGAVNYKELKNETHSLDKYLQFLAETSPEKTWSTNKQKAFWINAYNAYTLKIILDNYPLKSITDIKKQGKTAWKIPFAKVGGKSFTLDAIEHEILRKKLFDPRIHVGVNCASGSCPKLLNKAFTEENIDEELEKLMKIFVNDSSRNKIDKKKVVISSIFDWFKEDFTKQGSVIDYLNKYSNTPIKSNAKISFLKYDWSLNNK from the coding sequence ATGAAAAAAATATTACTAATTTTTGTCTTTCTAGTTATTAATCAGCTAAGTGCCCAAACCGAAATTTTTGATACATTATTACAAAAATACGTTTCTGAAAGTGGTGCTGTAAATTACAAAGAGTTAAAAAATGAAACGCATTCATTAGATAAATACCTTCAATTTTTAGCAGAAACATCTCCAGAAAAAACTTGGTCTACCAACAAACAAAAAGCTTTTTGGATAAATGCTTACAATGCATATACACTAAAAATAATTTTAGACAATTACCCCTTAAAATCCATTACCGATATAAAGAAACAAGGAAAAACTGCTTGGAAAATTCCATTCGCAAAAGTAGGTGGTAAAAGTTTTACCTTAGATGCAATTGAACACGAAATTTTACGAAAAAAATTATTTGACCCAAGAATTCATGTAGGAGTTAATTGTGCATCTGGTTCGTGTCCTAAATTATTAAATAAAGCATTTACAGAGGAAAACATTGATGAAGAACTAGAAAAATTAATGAAAATTTTTGTGAATGATAGTTCAAGAAATAAAATTGACAAAAAGAAGGTGGTCATATCCTCTATTTTCGATTGGTTTAAAGAAGATTTTACAAAACAAGGCTCTGTAATAGACTACTTAAACAAGTATTCTAACACTCCTATAAAATCGAATGCAAAAATTAGCTTTTTAAAATACGACTGGTCTTTAAACAATAAATAA
- the fabD gene encoding ACP S-malonyltransferase codes for MKAYIFPGQGAQYPGMGLDLYEKSPLAQEYFEKANSILGFSITDIMFEGTAEQLKETKVTQPAIFLHSVILAKVLGDSFKPEMVAGHSLGELSALVANGVLSFEDGLTLVSKRALAMQKACEIAPSTMAAVLGLEDEIVEQTCADVEGVVVAANYNCPGQLVISGEIKAVESACAALTEKGAKRAILLPVGGAFHSPMMEPARAELAAAIEATEFKEPICPVYQNVTASAVTSASEIKKNLMIQLTAPVKWTQSVQAMVADGGTEFIEVGPGKVLQGLMRKIDRTVTAGAAEMPA; via the coding sequence ATGAAAGCGTATATTTTTCCGGGTCAAGGAGCTCAGTATCCAGGAATGGGTTTAGATTTGTATGAAAAATCGCCTTTGGCGCAAGAATATTTTGAAAAAGCAAATTCTATTTTAGGGTTTTCTATTACCGATATTATGTTTGAGGGAACTGCAGAGCAGTTAAAAGAAACGAAAGTTACTCAACCAGCAATATTTTTACATTCGGTAATTTTAGCAAAAGTTTTAGGAGACAGTTTTAAACCAGAAATGGTAGCTGGTCACTCTCTCGGAGAACTTTCTGCATTAGTAGCAAATGGTGTTTTATCTTTTGAAGATGGATTAACATTAGTATCTAAGCGAGCATTAGCCATGCAAAAAGCGTGTGAAATTGCGCCTTCTACGATGGCTGCAGTATTGGGTTTAGAAGATGAAATAGTAGAGCAAACTTGTGCTGATGTAGAGGGAGTAGTTGTGGCTGCAAATTATAATTGTCCCGGTCAGTTGGTTATTTCAGGCGAAATTAAAGCTGTAGAAAGCGCCTGTGCTGCTTTAACTGAAAAAGGTGCAAAAAGAGCTATTTTATTGCCAGTTGGCGGTGCTTTTCACTCTCCAATGATGGAACCTGCAAGGGCGGAGTTAGCAGCTGCAATTGAGGCAACAGAATTTAAAGAACCAATTTGCCCTGTTTATCAAAACGTAACAGCAAGTGCAGTAACCAGCGCTAGTGAAATAAAAAAGAATTTAATGATTCAATTGACAGCACCCGTAAAATGGACCCAGTCTGTACAGGCAATGGTAGCCGATGGAGGTACCGAATTTATAGAGGTTGGACCTGGTAAAGTTTTGCAGGGATTAATGAGAAAAATTGATAGAACCGTTACAGCCGGAGCAGCAGAAATGCCTGCATAG
- a CDS encoding T9SS type A sorting domain-containing protein, which yields MKTKLLLLTAISIINFGVTAQTSVPDDAFETYLETHDAAGNVVSVGDANSLGDGTDGNNLVTTSKINVITNLYLGFLNIEDLTGLEDFTALEDFAFYGNNVNVVSVNLPALANLKIIYLESFPNLSSIDVSNLSNLEDVTFQNLSALSSLDLSSNTNLVKLRVSGSSVLANLNISNLISLEDVFLASSTMITSLDFTSLTGLKKLQIQQFTALSTLNITGLSTLEELSVLSMSSTSLDLSTLTGLKNLVLSNNTLLSTLNIKTGTTTTIDYVQLNGNQLLTCVEVDAGIPINGMSTWNQSNGAIFNEDCANPSTYVPDDNFEAFLEANSMGNGIANDDKVTTSNINTVTTLDVSNQSISDLTGIQDFDALKDLKAIANALSEVNLELNINLEKVYLNDNTLTDINVSKNVALKQLWVRNNAIKILDVSKNVALEWLVCSQNNIENLDLSLNTNLTAIEIHTNDLKTLNLKNVSSSLIFLAQGNPSLSCIQVDNPSVWSTNFSNQLNNSASFSSDCFYPTTNIPDAVFENYLETHDRDNNVVVLGDINSMGNGVANDQTVFTHRINTVTRLDISNLGLASITGLEDFRDLEIFGAFGGNPGLTSADFSSNLKLKRITFSFNSAATNVTFGNLPDVTYVQLGYNNISSLDISGLPSLEEFKEFNGLYTNLNTSVNTNLKILSLISTPIAALNLTLNSKLENLTVAQGMLTSLNLSNNLDLKTLSVTGNKIVNLDVSNNTKLTSLVAKDNLLESLNINNGNNTILPGSYGVGISNYPFDIRNNPSLTCVEVSDLAYANANWTAKDPGHTFSTDCSTSWSVMTTPLTTAALLAISGLDADNNGIISLAEAAAYSGILDLSNSGITDVEGLLAFSAITTLNISGNGVTDLSPLTGSTFTVVSKYSGLFKTAKKSNSYALQSIIMNDNNFEVLDLNSFTNLLNINISNNPNLKTVSIQNANNANMVSFTATNTPNLSCILVDDSNASYLSSWIKDAKTKFVASAADCRSKVLSTEEVLLFEQVNTYPNPVENILNIEINSPIKLNEIAVISLQGSILKVSKETRLDISALSPGIYIVKISTDKATVTKKIIKK from the coding sequence ATGAAAACAAAACTACTTTTACTTACAGCTATTAGTATTATCAACTTTGGTGTTACAGCTCAAACTTCTGTGCCAGATGATGCTTTTGAAACTTATTTAGAAACTCATGATGCCGCTGGTAACGTTGTATCTGTTGGAGATGCCAATAGTTTGGGAGACGGTACAGATGGTAATAATTTGGTTACAACCTCTAAAATTAATGTGATTACTAATTTGTATTTAGGGTTTTTAAATATTGAAGATTTAACAGGTTTAGAGGATTTTACAGCTTTAGAAGATTTTGCCTTTTATGGTAATAATGTTAACGTTGTTTCTGTAAATTTACCAGCTTTAGCTAATTTGAAAATAATCTACTTAGAAAGTTTTCCTAATTTGAGCTCAATAGATGTTTCTAACTTGAGTAATTTAGAAGATGTAACTTTTCAAAATCTTAGCGCATTATCTTCTTTAGATTTAAGTTCTAATACTAATTTGGTAAAATTAAGGGTAAGTGGTTCTTCAGTTTTGGCTAATTTAAATATTTCAAACCTTATAAGTTTAGAGGATGTCTTTCTAGCAAGTTCTACAATGATTACAAGTTTAGATTTTACTTCATTAACAGGATTAAAGAAATTACAAATACAACAATTTACAGCTTTATCAACTTTAAATATAACTGGTTTAAGTACTTTAGAAGAGCTTTCTGTTTTGAGTATGAGTTCAACATCTTTAGATTTATCAACATTAACAGGTTTAAAAAATCTAGTTCTCTCTAATAATACTTTATTATCGACTTTAAACATAAAAACGGGTACAACTACTACCATAGATTATGTGCAATTAAATGGTAATCAATTATTAACTTGTGTAGAAGTAGATGCAGGAATACCAATTAATGGAATGTCGACATGGAACCAATCTAATGGAGCAATTTTTAATGAAGATTGTGCAAATCCGTCTACTTATGTGCCAGATGATAATTTTGAAGCTTTTTTAGAAGCTAATAGCATGGGAAATGGAATTGCAAATGATGATAAAGTAACAACTTCGAATATAAATACGGTTACTACGTTAGATGTATCAAATCAATCAATTTCAGATTTAACAGGAATTCAAGATTTTGATGCCTTAAAAGATTTAAAAGCTATTGCAAATGCTCTTTCTGAGGTAAATCTTGAGCTGAATATAAACTTGGAGAAAGTTTATTTAAATGATAATACTTTAACTGATATTAATGTTTCGAAAAATGTGGCGTTAAAACAATTATGGGTAAGAAATAATGCTATTAAAATTTTAGATGTAAGTAAAAATGTTGCTTTAGAATGGTTAGTTTGTAGCCAAAATAACATAGAGAATTTAGATTTAAGTTTAAATACAAATTTAACTGCCATAGAAATACATACCAATGATTTAAAAACATTAAACTTAAAAAATGTATCATCAAGTTTAATTTTTTTAGCTCAAGGAAATCCAAGTTTATCCTGTATTCAAGTTGATAATCCGAGTGTTTGGTCAACTAACTTTTCTAATCAATTAAATAATAGTGCAAGTTTTAGTTCAGATTGTTTTTACCCAACTACAAATATACCAGATGCAGTATTCGAAAATTATTTAGAAACACATGATAGAGATAATAATGTAGTTGTCTTGGGAGACATAAATAGTATGGGAAATGGCGTTGCAAACGACCAAACAGTTTTTACGCATAGAATTAATACTGTAACAAGGTTAGATATATCTAATTTAGGTTTAGCTAGTATAACTGGTTTAGAAGATTTTAGAGATTTAGAAATTTTTGGAGCTTTTGGTGGAAACCCTGGTCTAACATCCGCAGATTTTTCTAGTAATTTAAAATTAAAAAGAATAACTTTCTCTTTTAATAGTGCCGCAACAAATGTAACTTTTGGAAATTTACCAGATGTTACCTACGTTCAATTAGGATATAATAATATTAGCTCTCTAGATATTTCTGGTTTACCAAGCCTAGAGGAGTTCAAAGAATTTAATGGATTATACACCAACTTAAATACTTCTGTAAACACAAACCTTAAAATTTTAAGTTTAATTTCAACTCCAATAGCAGCATTAAACTTAACTTTAAATAGTAAATTAGAAAATTTAACAGTTGCACAAGGAATGCTAACTTCTTTAAATCTATCTAACAATCTAGATTTAAAAACACTAAGTGTTACAGGTAATAAAATTGTAAATTTAGATGTTTCGAATAACACAAAACTAACTTCTTTAGTTGCTAAGGACAATCTTTTAGAAAGTTTAAATATTAACAATGGAAATAATACCATTTTACCTGGTAGCTATGGTGTTGGTATTTCCAATTATCCGTTTGATATTAGAAACAACCCAAGTTTAACATGTGTAGAGGTTAGTGATTTAGCTTATGCAAATGCTAATTGGACAGCAAAAGATCCAGGTCATACTTTTAGTACAGATTGTTCTACAAGTTGGTCTGTAATGACAACTCCATTAACCACAGCAGCATTATTAGCAATTTCGGGTTTAGATGCAGATAATAATGGTATAATTTCACTAGCCGAGGCAGCTGCCTACTCAGGAATTTTAGATTTAAGTAATTCTGGAATTACAGATGTTGAAGGTTTGTTGGCGTTTTCTGCTATTACTACTTTAAATATTTCAGGAAATGGTGTTACAGATTTAAGCCCTTTAACAGGTTCTACTTTTACGGTAGTTTCGAAGTATTCTGGCCTCTTTAAAACAGCAAAAAAGTCGAATTCTTATGCGTTGCAATCAATTATTATGAATGATAATAATTTTGAGGTTTTAGATTTAAATTCTTTTACGAACCTTTTAAATATTAATATTAGTAATAATCCAAATTTAAAAACAGTTAGCATTCAGAATGCAAATAATGCAAATATGGTTTCTTTTACAGCAACAAATACTCCCAATCTTTCTTGTATTTTAGTTGATGATTCAAATGCAAGTTATTTGTCTTCTTGGATAAAAGATGCCAAAACTAAGTTTGTGGCAAGTGCTGCAGATTGTCGCTCTAAAGTATTATCAACAGAAGAGGTGTTATTGTTTGAGCAAGTAAACACATATCCTAATCCGGTAGAAAATATCTTAAATATTGAAATAAACAGTCCTATAAAATTAAATGAAATAGCTGTTATTTCTTTGCAAGGTAGTATATTAAAAGTGTCAAAAGAAACTCGTTTAGATATCTCGGCGCTATCTCCAGGAATATATATAGTAAAGATTTCTACTGATAAAGCTACCGTTACCAAAAAGATTATAAAAAAATAG